One Mycolicibacterium sarraceniae genomic window carries:
- a CDS encoding SatD family protein, translating into MIGDVVDSRHASDRGQLHRRITQTPAGTPLAFTVSDEFQGSYPTVGDAIAAALAVRLALAPEIDVRFGIGWGEVTVLDAGAGIQDGPGWWSAREAIEWTAAAQQQPALATVRTAYRRHGETGPDPDAVNAALLCRDHLLGSMDARSLRLLRGLLDQKTKKELADTEGISASAVSQRTARDGLDLLVLATRDLRAVR; encoded by the coding sequence TTGATCGGCGACGTCGTCGACTCGCGGCACGCCTCCGACCGCGGCCAACTCCATCGCCGCATCACCCAGACGCCGGCCGGCACTCCCCTGGCCTTCACCGTCAGCGACGAGTTCCAAGGCAGCTATCCGACGGTCGGCGACGCGATAGCCGCTGCCCTCGCAGTGCGGTTGGCACTGGCCCCGGAGATCGATGTGCGGTTCGGCATCGGCTGGGGTGAGGTGACTGTGCTCGACGCCGGTGCCGGCATTCAGGACGGTCCCGGGTGGTGGTCGGCGCGCGAAGCGATCGAGTGGACCGCGGCCGCCCAGCAGCAACCGGCGTTGGCGACCGTGCGCACGGCATACCGCCGCCACGGCGAGACCGGACCGGATCCCGACGCCGTCAACGCCGCCCTGTTATGTCGGGACCACCTGCTTGGATCAATGGATGCCCGGTCCCTGCGACTGCTTCGGGGACTACTCGACCAGAAGACGAAGAAGGAATTGGCGGATACGGAAGGGATCAGCGCCTCGGCGGTGTCGCAGCGGACAGCGCGCGACGGGCTAGATCTTTTGGTGCTCGCCACCCGAGACCTGCGAGCCGTCCGATGA
- the fadA6 gene encoding steroid 3-ketoacyl-CoA thiolase FadA6, protein MAPASQAYVIDAVRTAIGKRNGSLAGVHPVDLGAIAWRGLFERVDVDPSAVDDVIAGCVDAIGPQAGNIARLSWLAAGFPEEVPGVTVDRQCGSSQQAISFGAQAIMSGTADLIVAGGMQNMSQIPISSAMTAGEQYGFTSPTNESKSWLHRYGDQEISQFRGAEMIAEKWGISREDMEQFALTSHQRAQAAIRAGHFENEILDVEGFRTDEGPRETSLEKMAGLKTLVDGGRLTAAMASQISDGSSAVLLASEEAVKTHKLTPRARIHHISARGADPVFMLTGPIPATKYALAKTGLTIDDIDVVEINEAFAPVVQAWIKETKADPAKVNPNGGAIALGHPLGATGAKLFATMLNELERVGGRYGLQTMCEGGGTANVTIIERLS, encoded by the coding sequence ATGGCCCCCGCATCACAGGCATACGTCATTGACGCCGTACGCACCGCGATTGGGAAGCGCAACGGTTCGCTTGCCGGTGTCCACCCGGTGGATCTGGGTGCCATCGCATGGCGTGGATTGTTCGAGCGAGTTGATGTCGATCCCAGCGCGGTCGACGATGTGATCGCCGGTTGTGTGGATGCCATCGGCCCGCAGGCCGGCAATATCGCGCGGTTGTCGTGGCTGGCGGCGGGCTTCCCCGAAGAGGTGCCCGGCGTTACCGTCGACCGCCAGTGCGGCTCCAGCCAGCAGGCGATTTCGTTTGGTGCGCAGGCGATCATGTCCGGGACGGCAGACCTGATCGTCGCCGGCGGTATGCAGAACATGAGCCAGATCCCGATCTCGTCGGCGATGACCGCCGGTGAGCAGTACGGGTTTACCTCTCCGACCAACGAGTCGAAGAGCTGGCTGCATCGTTATGGCGATCAGGAGATTTCGCAGTTCCGCGGCGCGGAGATGATCGCCGAGAAGTGGGGCATTTCCCGCGAGGATATGGAGCAGTTCGCACTGACCAGCCACCAGCGTGCTCAGGCCGCTATCCGGGCCGGCCACTTCGAGAACGAGATCCTCGACGTCGAGGGCTTCCGCACCGATGAGGGGCCACGCGAGACCTCGCTGGAGAAGATGGCCGGGCTCAAGACCTTGGTCGACGGCGGCCGTCTGACCGCCGCGATGGCCAGCCAGATCTCCGATGGTTCCAGCGCGGTGCTGTTGGCCAGCGAAGAGGCCGTCAAGACCCACAAGCTGACCCCGCGGGCCCGCATCCACCACATCAGCGCCCGCGGCGCCGATCCGGTGTTCATGCTCACCGGTCCGATCCCGGCGACCAAGTACGCCCTCGCCAAAACCGGCCTGACGATCGACGATATCGACGTCGTCGAGATCAACGAGGCGTTCGCGCCCGTGGTGCAGGCCTGGATCAAGGAGACCAAGGCCGACCCGGCCAAGGTCAACCCCAACGGCGGTGCCATCGCACTCGGCCACCCGCTCGGGGCCACCGGTGCCAAGCTGTTCGCCACCATGCTCAATGAGCTCGAGCGCGTCGGGGGCCGCTACGGCTTGCAGACCATGTGTGAGGGTGGCGGCACCGCCAACGTCACCATCATCGAACGGCTCTCATAA
- a CDS encoding V-type ATP synthase subunit E family protein, with translation MERPDGQVGELRAVARAGESRMAILHDQLGRSQAELEAMSARFTEVASAIPDDIGFLGDRLSAILNAASVEADEIRGEARRMAELIRTDAEENAAGILAEAQLDYQRATKLREDVETQGEQALSEIAQLREQAARDAAETVAQARAKAEETLIAVQRQVDAQLSAASTKLDELNHVRAKVVAQLQHFYDTFTTLEQPWGEADSARTASLAPAPTTLDVWIHDGAHSSVEMDSAHHSLGDVG, from the coding sequence ATGGAACGACCCGACGGTCAGGTCGGCGAGTTGCGAGCGGTGGCCCGGGCGGGGGAGTCGCGGATGGCGATCCTCCACGACCAGTTGGGCAGGTCGCAGGCCGAACTGGAGGCAATGTCGGCGCGGTTCACCGAGGTGGCATCGGCCATCCCCGACGACATCGGCTTTCTGGGTGATCGGCTGTCTGCGATTCTCAATGCGGCCAGCGTGGAGGCCGACGAGATTCGCGGTGAGGCCCGTCGAATGGCCGAGTTAATACGGACAGACGCCGAGGAGAACGCCGCTGGAATTCTCGCCGAAGCCCAGCTCGACTATCAACGGGCCACCAAATTGCGCGAAGATGTCGAGACGCAGGGTGAGCAAGCTCTGAGTGAGATTGCCCAACTGCGTGAACAGGCGGCACGCGACGCCGCCGAGACGGTAGCCCAGGCCAGGGCGAAGGCCGAGGAGACTTTGATCGCGGTGCAGCGGCAGGTTGATGCGCAGCTGTCCGCTGCGAGCACCAAATTGGACGAGCTCAATCACGTGCGCGCCAAGGTTGTCGCGCAACTGCAGCATTTCTACGACACATTCACCACGCTCGAGCAACCGTGGGGCGAGGCGGATTCCGCTCGCACCGCATCCTTGGCACCGGCCCCAACCACGCTTGACGTATGGATCCATGATGGGGCGCATTCGTCGGTCGAAATGGACTCGGCTCATCACTCGCTCGGTGACGTAGGATAA
- a CDS encoding coiled-coil domain-containing protein, translating into MTDYIARLHSEIESLEDQVRVLERNATYAETDRERLNAEIDQLRNDIQRLSGPIDSVEGMSDRIARMMRVASDEARRTKAMARDEAESLTRELRDELETARQDRAIASAALAELQSSTADRREQILLEAKAQAEEVLQAAYDERARLAEGIEEAERRRREMQLHLAEEDERRRREALSRLEEQIKSRWEQAEVQIAALEKEGRLKVANMVASAERDTQSIKERTEAEIKELLKTRADVLAALGEIQSRIDGAVRRDRIAVVKAPAVNDEA; encoded by the coding sequence GTGACCGACTACATCGCGCGCCTTCACAGTGAGATCGAATCGCTCGAGGATCAAGTCCGCGTCCTCGAACGCAACGCGACTTATGCCGAGACCGATCGTGAACGGCTCAACGCCGAGATCGACCAGCTGCGCAACGACATCCAAAGGCTTTCTGGGCCAATCGATTCAGTTGAGGGCATGTCGGACCGGATCGCCCGGATGATGCGCGTCGCCTCCGACGAGGCTCGCCGAACCAAGGCGATGGCCCGTGACGAGGCGGAGTCGCTCACCCGCGAGTTGCGCGACGAATTGGAGACGGCCCGTCAGGACAGAGCCATCGCGAGCGCTGCGCTGGCTGAACTCCAGTCATCCACCGCCGACCGCCGGGAACAGATTCTGTTGGAGGCCAAAGCACAGGCTGAGGAAGTGCTGCAGGCCGCCTATGACGAACGCGCGCGGCTGGCCGAGGGAATCGAGGAGGCCGAGCGTCGGCGCCGCGAGATGCAGCTCCACCTCGCCGAGGAAGACGAGCGACGCCGCCGCGAGGCGCTCAGCCGCCTCGAAGAGCAGATCAAGTCGCGGTGGGAGCAGGCCGAGGTTCAGATTGCCGCCCTTGAGAAGGAGGGCCGCCTCAAGGTCGCGAACATGGTCGCCTCCGCAGAGCGCGACACACAGTCGATCAAGGAGCGCACCGAAGCTGAGATCAAGGAATTGCTCAAGACGCGGGCAGATGTCCTGGCTGCACTGGGCGAGATTCAGAGCCGTATCGATGGTGCGGTCCGCCGAGATCGCATCGCCGTCGTGAAGGCACCGGCGGTGAACGACGAGGCTTGA
- the ipdF gene encoding (5R,7aS)-5-hydroxy-7a-methyl-1-oxo-2,3,5,6,7,7a-hexahydro-1H-indene-carboxyl-CoA reductase: protein MASLSEVPNEIEGHGLLKGKVVLVTAAAGTGIGSTTARRALLEGADVVISDYHERRLGETRDALAGLGLGKVDAVVCDVTSTMAVDALIASTVEKAGRLDVLVNNAGLGGQTPVIDMTDDEWDRVFNVTLSSVMRATRAALRYFRDAGHGGVIVNNASVLGWRAQHSQSHYAAAKAGVMALTRCSAIEAVEYGVRINAVSPSIARHKFLEKTSSADLLDRLSEGEAFGRAAEPWEVAATIAFLASDYSSYLTGEVISVSSQRA from the coding sequence GTGGCGTCATTGTCGGAGGTCCCCAACGAGATTGAGGGCCACGGCCTGCTCAAGGGCAAGGTCGTGCTGGTCACCGCAGCGGCCGGCACCGGCATCGGCTCCACGACCGCGCGCCGGGCTCTTCTCGAGGGTGCGGACGTCGTGATCTCCGACTACCACGAACGCCGCCTGGGCGAGACCCGAGACGCACTGGCTGGCCTCGGCCTCGGCAAGGTCGACGCGGTGGTCTGTGACGTGACGTCGACAATGGCGGTGGACGCGTTGATCGCGTCGACCGTCGAGAAGGCCGGCCGTCTCGATGTTCTGGTGAACAATGCCGGACTTGGCGGCCAGACCCCGGTGATCGATATGACCGATGACGAGTGGGACCGGGTGTTCAATGTGACGCTGTCGTCGGTGATGCGCGCGACTCGCGCGGCGCTGCGTTATTTCCGTGACGCCGGCCACGGCGGCGTGATCGTCAACAATGCCAGCGTCCTGGGGTGGCGGGCCCAGCATTCGCAGTCGCACTATGCCGCGGCCAAGGCCGGTGTGATGGCGCTGACACGGTGTAGCGCAATCGAAGCCGTCGAGTACGGGGTGCGTATCAACGCGGTCTCCCCGAGCATCGCGCGGCACAAGTTCCTCGAGAAGACCAGCTCGGCCGACCTACTGGACCGGCTGTCGGAAGGCGAAGCATTCGGCCGCGCCGCCGAGCCGTGGGAGGTGGCGGCCACCATCGCCTTCCTGGCCAGCGACTACTCGAGCTACCTGACCGGCGAAGTCATTTCGGTGTCGAGCCAACGCGCATGA
- the fadD3 gene encoding 3-((3aS,4S,7aS)-7a-methyl-1,5-dioxo-octahydro-1H-inden-4-yl)propanoate--CoA ligase FadD3, giving the protein MTSQPRTTPGVLDRMAVDFADHDALVTEDRTLTFAGLRDEVRRAAAALIGAGVLPGDRVAIWSPNTWHWAIACLAIQYAGGVMVPLNTRYTAAEASDILARTAAPLLFGMGQFLGADRVGDLDRAKLPELRHIVGIPIDEQDGTWDEFLAGPQADLSEVDARAAAVRPDDPSDVLFTSGTTGRSKGVLCAHRQSLAAPAAWAECGQLTSADRYLCINPFFHNFGYKAGILACLQTGATLIPQLTFDPEQAMRVIADKRITVVPGPPTIFQTLLDHPARKNYDLSSLRFAVTGAATVPVVLIERMQAELDFDIVLTAYGLTEANGFGTMCRADDDAVTVATTCGRPIADFDLRIDSPDEAGAGEVLLRGPNVMLGYLDDPVATAAAIDADGWLHTGDVGTVDEAGNLRITDRLKDMYICGGFNVYPAEIEQVLARLDGVADAAVIGVPDDRLGEVGRAFIVRRDGSDLDEQAVIDYAKKHLANFKTPRSVVFVATLPRNPGGKVVKPTLREMV; this is encoded by the coding sequence ATGACGAGCCAACCGCGCACCACACCTGGGGTGCTCGACCGGATGGCAGTCGACTTCGCCGACCACGACGCCCTCGTCACCGAAGATCGCACTCTCACCTTCGCCGGCCTGCGCGACGAGGTTCGCCGCGCCGCGGCGGCACTGATCGGCGCTGGCGTGCTCCCCGGCGATCGAGTGGCGATCTGGTCGCCGAACACCTGGCACTGGGCGATCGCCTGCCTGGCCATCCAGTACGCCGGCGGCGTGATGGTGCCATTGAACACCCGCTACACCGCCGCCGAGGCGTCCGACATCCTCGCTCGCACCGCGGCGCCGCTGCTGTTCGGGATGGGCCAGTTCCTCGGTGCCGACCGCGTGGGCGACCTCGACCGCGCCAAGCTGCCCGAGTTGCGGCACATCGTCGGCATCCCCATCGACGAACAGGACGGCACCTGGGACGAGTTCCTTGCCGGTCCGCAAGCAGACCTGTCGGAGGTAGACGCGCGCGCGGCGGCGGTGCGCCCCGATGATCCGTCCGACGTCCTGTTCACTTCGGGCACCACCGGGCGCAGCAAAGGTGTGCTGTGCGCACACCGGCAGTCACTCGCCGCGCCGGCCGCGTGGGCGGAGTGCGGTCAGCTCACCAGCGCCGACCGCTATCTCTGCATCAACCCGTTCTTCCACAACTTCGGCTACAAGGCCGGCATCCTGGCCTGCCTGCAGACCGGCGCCACCTTGATCCCCCAACTCACCTTCGACCCTGAACAGGCCATGCGGGTGATCGCCGACAAGCGCATCACCGTCGTGCCTGGCCCGCCGACGATCTTCCAGACGCTGCTGGACCATCCGGCCCGCAAGAACTACGACTTGAGCTCGCTGCGCTTCGCGGTGACCGGTGCGGCGACAGTGCCTGTCGTGCTGATCGAACGGATGCAGGCCGAGCTCGATTTCGACATCGTGCTCACCGCCTACGGACTCACCGAAGCCAACGGCTTCGGCACGATGTGCCGCGCCGACGATGACGCCGTCACCGTCGCGACCACCTGCGGGCGCCCGATCGCCGACTTCGACTTACGAATCGACTCCCCCGACGAGGCCGGCGCCGGCGAGGTGCTGCTGCGCGGGCCCAACGTGATGCTCGGCTACCTCGACGATCCGGTCGCCACCGCCGCGGCGATCGACGCCGACGGATGGCTGCACACCGGCGATGTCGGCACCGTCGACGAGGCGGGGAACCTCCGCATCACCGACCGCCTCAAGGACATGTACATCTGCGGCGGCTTCAATGTCTACCCCGCCGAGATCGAGCAGGTGCTGGCCCGCCTCGACGGTGTGGCCGACGCCGCGGTGATCGGCGTTCCCGACGATCGCCTCGGCGAAGTCGGGCGGGCATTCATCGTCCGCCGCGATGGCAGCGACCTCGACGAGCAAGCCGTCATCGACTACGCCAAGAAACACCTGGCCAATTTCAAGACCCCGCGCTCGGTGGTCTTCGTGGCGACCCTGCCACGAAACCCTGGCGGCAAAGTGGTCAAACCCACACTGCGAGAGATGGTTTGA
- the kstR2 gene encoding TetR family transcriptional regulator KstR2: MTEPPVSRRDELLVLAATMFAERGLRATTVRDIADSAGILSGSLYHHFKSKEQMVEEVLRDFLDWLFERYQRVIGTEPNPLERLKGLFMASFEAIEDRHAQVVIYQDEAKRLSSLPQFDFVDVRNKEQRKMWLDLLNEGVKQGYFRPDIDVDVVYRFIRDTTWVSVRWYQPGGPLTAEEVGRQYLAIVLGGIAVPNN, translated from the coding sequence ATGACCGAGCCGCCGGTCAGTCGTCGCGACGAGCTTCTGGTGCTCGCCGCAACGATGTTCGCCGAACGCGGTTTGCGCGCAACCACTGTGCGCGATATCGCCGACTCGGCGGGCATCCTGTCCGGCAGCCTCTACCACCACTTCAAAAGCAAGGAGCAGATGGTCGAGGAGGTCCTGCGTGACTTCCTGGACTGGCTGTTCGAGCGCTACCAGCGGGTCATCGGCACCGAGCCCAATCCTCTGGAGCGGCTCAAGGGCTTGTTCATGGCGTCGTTCGAGGCCATCGAAGACCGGCACGCGCAGGTGGTGATCTACCAGGACGAGGCCAAGCGGCTGTCGTCGCTGCCGCAGTTCGACTTCGTCGACGTGCGCAACAAGGAACAACGCAAGATGTGGCTCGACCTGCTCAACGAGGGTGTCAAGCAGGGGTACTTCCGCCCGGATATCGACGTCGACGTGGTCTACCGGTTCATCCGGGACACAACGTGGGTGTCCGTGCGTTGGTATCAGCCAGGCGGACCGCTGACAGCCGAGGAAGTCGGCCGCCAATACCTCGCCATCGTCCTGGGCGGCATAGCCGTGCCTAACAATTGA
- a CDS encoding NDMA-dependent alcohol dehydrogenase, which translates to MKMNAAILWEYGQDWSVEEVELDPPKDGEVLVSFEATGLCHSDHHIRDGDLVAPIPLIGGHEGAGIVREVGPGVRELQVGDHIVAAFLPACGRCRWCATGKSNLCDMGAEILMGLQPDGTFRRHARGQDIYAAIGLGTFAPYGTVPEASLVKIDDDIPLTRACLLGCGVTTGWGSAVNTADVRPGDTVVVIGCGGIGSGAIQGARLAGAEKIIVIDIVESKRDKAFLFGATHFATSIAEGTELVRELTKGVMADSALLTVGLVKGEMINDALELVSKGGAVVLTALAAMTDVTPVLPMTMFTLFQKRLLGSLYGQANPRADIPKLLSLYREGKLLLDETVTHEYKLGEINDAYVDMLAGRNIRGVVLHEH; encoded by the coding sequence ATGAAAATGAACGCCGCCATCCTGTGGGAGTACGGCCAAGACTGGAGCGTCGAAGAAGTCGAGCTCGATCCGCCGAAGGACGGCGAGGTGCTCGTCTCCTTCGAGGCCACCGGCCTGTGCCATTCCGATCATCACATCCGAGACGGTGACCTGGTGGCGCCGATCCCCCTGATCGGTGGGCACGAGGGTGCCGGCATCGTGCGGGAAGTCGGGCCGGGGGTGCGCGAGCTGCAGGTGGGCGATCACATCGTCGCCGCGTTCCTGCCCGCCTGCGGGCGCTGCCGCTGGTGTGCGACCGGCAAGTCGAACCTGTGTGACATGGGCGCCGAAATCCTGATGGGCCTGCAGCCCGACGGCACGTTCCGCAGGCACGCGCGCGGCCAAGATATCTACGCCGCAATCGGTTTGGGCACCTTTGCCCCCTACGGCACGGTGCCGGAGGCCTCGCTGGTCAAGATCGACGACGATATCCCGCTGACCCGAGCCTGCCTGCTCGGCTGCGGCGTCACCACCGGCTGGGGGTCGGCGGTCAACACGGCCGATGTCCGCCCCGGCGACACCGTGGTGGTGATCGGCTGCGGCGGTATCGGCAGCGGCGCCATCCAAGGGGCCCGACTGGCCGGCGCGGAGAAGATCATCGTGATCGACATCGTGGAGAGCAAGCGGGACAAGGCATTTCTCTTCGGCGCCACCCACTTCGCGACCTCGATCGCCGAAGGCACCGAACTGGTTCGCGAGCTGACCAAAGGGGTGATGGCCGATTCCGCGCTCTTGACCGTCGGGCTCGTCAAAGGCGAGATGATCAACGACGCGTTAGAACTCGTCAGCAAGGGTGGGGCTGTGGTGCTGACCGCACTGGCCGCGATGACCGATGTGACGCCGGTGCTGCCGATGACGATGTTCACGCTTTTCCAGAAGCGTCTGCTCGGCAGCCTGTACGGCCAGGCCAATCCGCGCGCCGACATCCCCAAGCTGCTCAGCCTCTACCGCGAGGGCAAGCTGCTGCTCGATGAGACCGTCACCCACGAGTACAAGCTGGGTGAGATCAACGACGCCTACGTCGATATGCTCGCCGGCCGCAACATCCGCGGCGTGGTCCTGCACGAGCACTGA
- the ipdE1 gene encoding acyl-CoA dehydrogenase IpdE1, with protein MITVEEFRAEVREWLADNLVGEYAALKGLGGPGREHEAFEERLAWNRHLAAAGLTCLGWPVEHGGRGLSVAHRVAFYEEYAKANAPDKVNHLGEELLGPTLIAFGTPEQQQRFLPKILDVTELWSQGYSEPGAGSDLANVSTAAVLDEESGQWLINGQKVWTSLAHWAQWCFVVARTEKGSKRHAGLSYLLVPLDQPGVEIRPIIQLTGDSEFNEVFFTDARTDANLVVGEPGDGWRVAMGTLTFERGVSTLGQQIRYARELSGITELAKTTGAIEDPLIRERLVRSWAGLQTMRSYAMATMDVEQPGQDNVSKLLWANWHRDLGELAMDIKGRSGLLLSDGEFDEWQRLYLFSRSDTIYGGSNEIQRNIIAERVLGLPREVKG; from the coding sequence GTGATCACGGTCGAGGAGTTCCGGGCGGAGGTCCGCGAGTGGCTGGCCGACAATCTCGTCGGTGAATATGCCGCGCTCAAGGGCCTCGGCGGCCCGGGTCGGGAGCATGAAGCCTTCGAAGAGCGTCTCGCGTGGAACCGGCATCTGGCAGCGGCGGGCCTGACCTGCCTGGGCTGGCCGGTCGAGCACGGCGGCCGCGGCCTGTCCGTCGCGCACCGGGTGGCGTTCTACGAGGAGTACGCAAAAGCCAACGCCCCCGACAAGGTCAACCACTTAGGCGAGGAACTGCTCGGGCCCACCCTGATCGCATTCGGCACGCCCGAACAGCAGCAGCGGTTCCTGCCCAAGATCCTCGATGTCACCGAGCTGTGGTCTCAGGGATATTCGGAGCCGGGCGCGGGCAGTGATCTGGCCAACGTGTCCACGGCGGCCGTCCTGGATGAGGAGAGTGGGCAGTGGCTCATCAATGGCCAGAAGGTGTGGACATCACTGGCGCACTGGGCGCAGTGGTGCTTCGTGGTGGCCCGTACCGAGAAGGGCTCCAAGCGCCACGCCGGGTTGTCCTACCTGCTGGTGCCGCTGGATCAGCCGGGCGTGGAGATCCGCCCGATCATCCAGCTGACCGGCGACTCGGAATTCAACGAGGTGTTCTTCACCGATGCGCGCACCGACGCCAACCTGGTGGTTGGCGAGCCGGGCGACGGCTGGCGGGTGGCGATGGGAACGCTGACCTTCGAGCGTGGGGTGTCCACACTGGGTCAGCAGATCCGTTATGCCCGTGAGCTTTCCGGTATCACCGAACTGGCCAAGACCACCGGCGCGATCGAGGATCCGCTGATCCGGGAGCGGCTGGTCCGGTCCTGGGCCGGGCTGCAGACAATGCGGTCCTATGCGATGGCGACGATGGATGTCGAACAACCCGGCCAGGACAACGTGTCGAAGTTGTTGTGGGCCAACTGGCATCGCGATCTCGGCGAGCTCGCGATGGATATCAAGGGTCGCTCCGGCCTGCTGCTGTCCGACGGGGAATTCGACGAGTGGCAGCGGCTGTACCTGTTCTCCCGCTCGGACACGATCTACGGCGGCTCCAACGAGATTCAGCGCAACATCATCGCCGAGCGGGTGCTCGGTCTGCCGAGAGAGGTGAAGGGCTAG
- the ipdC gene encoding (3aS,4S,5R,7aS)-5-hydroxy-7a-methyl-1-oxo-octahydro-1H-indene-4-carboxyl-CoA dehydrogenase, producing the protein MTHLKTPLTELIGIEHPVVQTGMGWVAGARLVSATSNAGGLGILASATMTIDELATAIKKVKATTDKPFGVNIRADGADAGDRVDLMIREGVKVASFALAPKQELIAKLKEAGSVVIPSVGAAKHARKVAGWGADAVIVQGGEGGGHTGPVATTLLLPSVLDAVDIPVIAAGGFFDGRGLAAALSYGAAGVAMGTRFLLTSDSTVPEDVKQRYLKAALDGTVVSTRVDGMPHRVLRTELVEKLESGSPIRGFTAAVRNAAKFKKMSQMTWAGMIRDGLAMRHGKDLTWSQVLMAANTPMLLKAGLVEGNTEAGVLASGQVAGIIESLPSCAELVPTIVADAITHLQAAAAFVE; encoded by the coding sequence TCATCTGAAGACCCCGCTGACGGAGCTGATCGGGATTGAGCACCCCGTCGTGCAGACGGGTATGGGCTGGGTCGCTGGTGCGCGGCTGGTGTCGGCCACGTCCAATGCCGGCGGCCTGGGCATCCTGGCCTCGGCGACGATGACGATCGACGAGCTGGCGACCGCGATCAAGAAGGTCAAGGCCACCACCGACAAGCCGTTCGGGGTCAACATCCGTGCCGACGGTGCCGATGCCGGTGATCGCGTCGACCTGATGATCCGCGAGGGAGTCAAGGTCGCGTCCTTCGCGCTGGCGCCTAAGCAGGAACTGATCGCGAAGCTCAAAGAAGCCGGCTCGGTGGTGATTCCGTCGGTCGGTGCGGCCAAGCACGCTCGCAAGGTGGCGGGCTGGGGTGCCGACGCTGTGATCGTGCAGGGCGGCGAAGGAGGCGGCCACACCGGTCCGGTGGCGACCACATTGCTGCTGCCCTCGGTCCTCGACGCGGTCGACATCCCGGTGATCGCCGCGGGTGGCTTCTTCGACGGGCGTGGCCTGGCCGCGGCGCTGTCCTACGGCGCCGCGGGCGTCGCGATGGGCACCCGGTTCCTGCTGACCTCTGATTCCACGGTGCCCGAGGACGTCAAGCAGCGCTACCTCAAGGCCGCGCTTGACGGCACCGTCGTATCCACCCGGGTGGACGGCATGCCGCACCGCGTGCTGCGTACCGAACTCGTCGAGAAGCTCGAAAGCGGCTCACCGATCCGTGGTTTCACCGCGGCGGTGCGCAACGCGGCCAAGTTCAAGAAGATGTCGCAGATGACGTGGGCCGGGATGATCCGTGACGGCCTGGCGATGCGCCACGGCAAGGACCTCACCTGGTCGCAGGTGCTGATGGCCGCCAATACCCCGATGCTGCTGAAGGCCGGCCTGGTCGAAGGCAATACCGAAGCGGGCGTGCTGGCCTCGGGACAGGTCGCCGGGATCATCGAAAGCCTGCCGTCCTGCGCCGAGCTGGTGCCAACCATCGTCGCCGACGCCATCACACACCTGCAGGCTGCCGCCGCTTTCGTCGAGTAA